One Pseudoalteromonas sp. UG3-2 DNA window includes the following coding sequences:
- a CDS encoding HDOD domain-containing protein: MIDIDEKVLSDLRGGFNLPAKPETLQALQNELAKPEPELIAVADIVAADVGASAAVLKVINSPAYGLARTITDIKQAVMFLGVTCITQLVTGYLLKNAFDQSKCCISLQQFWDNAADISQAAMVIARYLKSDVPAENLQMLGLFHDAGIPAMAVKYPDYNEVFTCSIERPEQTLVYYEEQRYPAPHTVVGYFLASSWNLPKETCQMILRHHDVSYLDESHGVEYWQTFAALKLAENLCFEAKHFRSCADWHVFRDRVMVELNLSEDEYQDLKDDINDLFIN; encoded by the coding sequence ATGATAGATATAGATGAAAAAGTGCTTAGCGACCTGCGTGGTGGCTTTAACCTACCTGCAAAGCCAGAAACCTTACAAGCACTGCAAAATGAACTGGCAAAACCCGAACCTGAGCTGATTGCCGTGGCTGATATTGTTGCTGCGGATGTTGGGGCGTCAGCCGCGGTATTAAAGGTGATTAACTCTCCCGCCTATGGCTTAGCCCGAACCATCACCGATATCAAGCAGGCTGTGATGTTCTTGGGGGTGACTTGTATTACCCAGTTGGTGACGGGGTATTTACTGAAAAATGCCTTTGATCAGTCGAAATGCTGTATTTCGTTGCAGCAATTTTGGGATAACGCCGCTGACATTTCACAAGCTGCTATGGTGATAGCGCGCTATTTAAAGTCGGACGTGCCTGCTGAAAACCTGCAGATGTTGGGATTGTTTCACGATGCTGGCATACCCGCCATGGCGGTAAAATACCCAGACTACAACGAAGTGTTCACTTGCTCTATTGAGCGCCCCGAACAAACCTTAGTGTATTACGAAGAGCAGCGTTATCCAGCTCCCCATACTGTGGTGGGATACTTTTTAGCCAGCTCTTGGAACCTACCAAAAGAAACCTGCCAGATGATTTTACGTCACCATGATGTCAGCTATTTAGACGAGTCACATGGGGTGGAGTATTGGCAAACCTTTGCGGCGTTGAAATTAGCTGAAAACCTCTGCTTTGAAGCTAAACACTTTCGTAGTTGTGCTGATTGGCATGTATTTCGAGACAGAGTAATGGTGGAGCTCAACCTCAGTGAGGACGAGTATCAAGATTTAAAAGACGACATTAATGATCTTTTTATCAACTGA
- a CDS encoding carbon starvation CstA family protein, with the protein MQSIMIVLFGIIGMLFGWFVYSKFIAEKIFKMDDSFVTPAHELEDGVDYVPTNKVVLWGHHFTSVAGAAPIVGPAIAVYWGWVPAVLWVVIGTIFFAGVHDMGALWASARHKGKSMGALSESVIGKRTRSLFMIVVFLVLLMVNAVFGVVIANSFVGNPEAVFPAWSAIVVALVIGQLLKRKVPLIPLCIIGVFILYASIYVGSGMPLSLPLEMFGLGDKANWIIILFIYAAVASLLPVWMLLQPRDFINGMQLLVGLVLLYGAVFVVMPDITAPAFNTQTVENTPSIIPLLFVTIACGAVSGFHGIVSSGTSSKQLNKETDGRFVGYLGAVGEGSLALITLVAVSGVMLAVSPEQWHEIYSHLGAGSVTAFVDGGSNLISSGWGIPVEIASTLLAVMVVLFAGTTMDSGVRLQRYIIQEWGEIYNIKALGNGIVATLLAVGCCLLLAFGAGGASGSGGMVIWPLFGSTNQILASLTLLVISVYLIKLGRPARYTLVPMVFVLVMAFFAGIIKLGEYYQQGNWLLVVLDVIVLVVSVLVMLEAWSVINKTKASPEKSQDIS; encoded by the coding sequence ATGCAATCCATAATGATCGTGCTTTTTGGCATTATCGGCATGTTATTTGGGTGGTTTGTTTACTCCAAATTTATTGCCGAGAAAATATTTAAAATGGATGACAGCTTCGTCACCCCGGCTCATGAGCTGGAAGATGGCGTTGATTATGTGCCCACCAACAAGGTGGTACTGTGGGGGCACCACTTTACTTCGGTCGCGGGCGCAGCGCCTATTGTCGGTCCTGCTATTGCGGTGTATTGGGGTTGGGTGCCTGCCGTACTTTGGGTGGTGATTGGTACTATTTTCTTCGCTGGTGTGCATGACATGGGGGCGTTATGGGCCAGTGCCAGGCACAAAGGTAAATCCATGGGGGCGCTGTCTGAAAGTGTTATTGGTAAACGCACGCGCTCTTTATTTATGATTGTGGTTTTCCTGGTGTTGCTGATGGTGAACGCCGTGTTTGGCGTAGTGATCGCCAATTCCTTTGTGGGTAACCCCGAAGCGGTTTTCCCAGCCTGGTCTGCCATTGTGGTGGCGCTAGTGATAGGGCAGCTATTAAAGCGTAAAGTGCCGTTAATTCCACTGTGTATTATTGGGGTGTTTATCCTTTATGCCTCGATTTACGTGGGCAGTGGTATGCCACTGAGCTTGCCGTTGGAAATGTTTGGTTTAGGCGATAAAGCCAATTGGATCATTATTCTGTTCATTTATGCGGCAGTCGCCTCGTTACTTCCGGTGTGGATGCTATTACAGCCTCGTGACTTTATTAATGGCATGCAGCTGTTGGTTGGGTTAGTGCTCTTGTATGGTGCTGTGTTTGTCGTCATGCCAGACATTACCGCGCCGGCATTTAATACGCAAACCGTTGAAAACACACCCAGTATTATTCCGCTGTTGTTTGTAACCATCGCTTGTGGGGCGGTATCAGGCTTTCACGGGATTGTTTCTTCAGGCACCAGCTCGAAGCAGCTTAACAAAGAAACCGATGGCCGCTTTGTGGGTTATTTAGGTGCGGTAGGTGAAGGCTCGTTAGCTCTAATCACTTTGGTTGCCGTCAGTGGCGTGATGCTGGCGGTTTCTCCTGAGCAGTGGCATGAAATATACAGCCACTTAGGTGCAGGCAGTGTCACGGCATTTGTCGATGGTGGCTCGAACCTGATCAGTAGCGGCTGGGGGATCCCAGTAGAAATTGCCTCGACCTTGTTAGCGGTGATGGTGGTGCTGTTTGCTGGCACAACCATGGACTCTGGGGTGCGTTTGCAGCGCTACATTATTCAAGAGTGGGGTGAGATTTATAACATCAAAGCGCTTGGTAATGGCATTGTTGCCACTTTATTGGCGGTAGGCTGCTGCTTGCTGTTGGCCTTTGGTGCTGGTGGCGCTTCAGGCAGTGGCGGTATGGTGATTTGGCCGCTGTTTGGCTCAACCAACCAAATTTTGGCCAGCCTAACCTTGTTGGTTATCTCGGTGTATTTAATAAAATTGGGACGTCCGGCCCGTTACACTCTAGTGCCTATGGTGTTTGTCTTGGTGATGGCGTTTTTTGCCGGAATTATTAAACTCGGTGAGTATTATCAGCAAGGCAATTGGCTGCTGGTGGTGCTCGATGTCATTGTCTTAGTGGTGAGCGTGTTGGTGATGCTTGAAGCGTGGTCGGTGATAAACAAAACCAAAGCCAGCCCTGAAAAAAGCCAAGATATCTCCTAG
- the ctlX gene encoding citrulline utilization hydrolase CtlX: MTSVVQAPNAVVMIRPHHFISNPQTMQDNAFQQHCSDMHPSQRAYMEVTQAVQQLELQGVKVHLFEDMTTATPDSVFPNNWFSTHSDGQLITYPMYAPNRRLEIRQDIIDFLAANYQMTQHHDFSHLVAQEVFLEGTGSMVIDHAHGVAYAVESKRTNRELVSSICQQLGLDAMVFNAFDDNNMPVYHTNVLMCVATEFVMLCLDMVPASQQGELLAQFEQNGLQGINLSVAQIKQFCGNAIELQGSSGRVLALSTTAFAALSEAQKAQISASAKLVAIDIPTIESAGGSVRCMIAGIHLPQK, translated from the coding sequence ATGACAAGCGTAGTACAAGCTCCTAATGCGGTGGTGATGATCCGTCCCCATCACTTTATTTCTAACCCACAAACCATGCAGGATAATGCGTTTCAGCAGCATTGCAGCGACATGCATCCAAGCCAAAGAGCCTATATGGAAGTGACACAAGCGGTGCAGCAGCTGGAGCTGCAGGGCGTTAAGGTGCATCTGTTTGAAGATATGACCACAGCGACTCCCGATTCGGTGTTTCCCAATAACTGGTTTTCTACTCACAGCGATGGTCAACTTATTACCTATCCGATGTATGCGCCTAATCGGCGACTGGAAATACGCCAAGATATTATCGACTTCTTAGCGGCCAACTACCAAATGACTCAGCATCATGACTTTAGCCATCTAGTGGCGCAAGAGGTGTTTTTAGAGGGCACGGGGTCCATGGTGATTGATCATGCTCATGGTGTGGCTTACGCGGTGGAGTCTAAACGCACCAACCGCGAGCTGGTGTCGAGCATTTGCCAACAGCTGGGGTTAGATGCCATGGTATTCAACGCCTTTGATGATAATAACATGCCGGTTTATCACACTAATGTACTTATGTGTGTAGCCACAGAGTTTGTCATGCTATGTTTGGATATGGTGCCGGCCTCTCAACAAGGCGAGCTGTTGGCGCAATTTGAACAAAACGGTTTGCAAGGGATTAACTTGTCAGTGGCGCAAATTAAGCAGTTTTGTGGCAACGCCATTGAACTACAGGGCAGCTCTGGGCGGGTGTTGGCGCTTTCAACTACGGCCTTTGCGGCCTTAAGCGAAGCACAAAAGGCGCAAATCTCGGCAAGCGCTAAACTAGTAGCCATTGATATTCCGACCATAGAGTCGGCGGGTGGCTCAGTGCGCTGCATGATAGCAGGCATTCATTTACCACAAAAGTAA
- the dinB gene encoding DNA polymerase IV, with amino-acid sequence MRKFVHIDMDAFYASVEMRDNPELAKVPMAIGGNSHRGVLSTANYIARQYGVRSAMSNYQAKKLCPQLVIVPGRMALYKEISRQIREIFAKYTELIEPLSLDEAYLDVTDCQACNGSATLIAEQIRREIHQQTGLTASAGIAPIKFLAKIASDENKPNGQCVITPDQVADFIDNLPLKKIPGVGKVTQQKLLAMGLEYGRDVKALNEMQLRKAFGKFGAVLWRRCQGIDERGVEVDRVRKSVGVESTFSEDISEPETLKQIIANKLLPELTRRAEPYQQRGFHKLGVKVKFYDFSQTTKECQYQQLDLQVFETLLLEALARHKYKPVRLVGLHIGLNEQSHDHTQLGLFD; translated from the coding sequence ATGCGTAAGTTTGTACATATTGATATGGACGCCTTTTACGCCTCGGTAGAGATGCGTGATAACCCAGAACTTGCCAAGGTGCCCATGGCCATCGGTGGCAATAGCCATCGTGGAGTGCTCTCTACGGCAAATTACATTGCTCGGCAGTATGGCGTGCGCTCAGCGATGTCGAACTATCAGGCAAAAAAGCTCTGTCCTCAGCTGGTTATCGTGCCGGGAAGAATGGCGCTCTACAAAGAGATTTCTCGCCAGATCAGGGAGATTTTTGCAAAGTATACTGAGCTTATCGAACCGCTGTCGTTGGATGAAGCCTACCTCGATGTTACCGACTGCCAAGCCTGTAATGGCAGTGCCACCCTAATTGCCGAGCAGATCCGCCGCGAAATTCATCAGCAAACTGGCCTCACGGCATCGGCAGGCATTGCGCCAATCAAGTTCTTAGCCAAAATCGCCAGCGATGAAAATAAGCCTAATGGTCAGTGTGTGATCACACCGGATCAGGTGGCGGATTTTATTGATAATTTGCCGCTGAAAAAAATTCCTGGCGTGGGTAAGGTGACGCAGCAAAAGCTCTTAGCAATGGGGTTGGAGTATGGTCGCGATGTTAAGGCCTTAAACGAAATGCAGTTGCGTAAAGCCTTTGGCAAGTTTGGTGCAGTATTATGGCGGCGCTGCCAAGGCATTGATGAGCGCGGTGTTGAAGTAGACCGAGTGCGCAAGTCGGTTGGAGTAGAAAGCACCTTTTCCGAGGACATTAGCGAGCCGGAGACGCTAAAGCAAATCATCGCAAATAAGCTCTTACCTGAGCTGACTCGGCGCGCAGAGCCATACCAACAGCGTGGCTTTCATAAGCTGGGTGTTAAGGTTAAATTTTATGACTTCAGCCAAACCACCAAAGAATGTCAATATCAGCAACTGGATTTGCAGGTGTTTGAAACTCTGTTACTCGAAGCGCTTGCTCGGCATAAGTACAAGCCCGTTAGGCTGGTGGGGCTACATATCGGTTTAAACGAACAGTCTCACGATCATACCCAGCTGGGTTTATTTGATTAA
- a CDS encoding alanine/glycine:cation symporter family protein, with protein sequence MFDTAVKAINGLLWGDGQLLIYILLFAGFWFSIRLKVIQISQFAHMFSLLKSSSSHDKNNISSFQALCTGLSARVGTGNLAGVAVAISLGGSGAVFWMWMIAILGMATGFAESVLGQVYKVRDSQGEFRGGPAYYIQLGLGSRWLAVCFAFCLFLGYGFTFSAMQTNTITDALNFAFAIPTHYSGIVITLLAGSIILGGFKAIARFAERIVPIMGLVFVVAAVIIAIINYAKLPAMLEDILLSAFGLQEAGAGALGAAIKNGIQRGLYSNEAGAGSVPHAAGCATPNPNHPATQGYIQMLGVFFDTIVLCSCTAVIILLADIDIGSEMEGIRLTQSAMTAHLAAGGVYFVAAIITLFAFTSVVANYAYAESNLHLFKLDNKLGRGIYTVCYLSMMLWGASATLKQVWDLADIALGLMTVVNVIAIVRLTPTVLAVTADYHQQQRSGKKPEFEVLQVKVQGSTEPGVWDKEK encoded by the coding sequence ATGTTTGATACCGCAGTTAAGGCCATTAATGGCTTACTTTGGGGAGATGGACAGCTACTCATCTATATCCTTTTATTTGCCGGGTTTTGGTTTTCAATTCGGCTTAAAGTAATACAGATCAGTCAGTTTGCTCATATGTTTAGCTTACTGAAAAGCAGTAGCAGTCACGATAAAAACAACATTAGCTCGTTTCAAGCCTTGTGTACCGGGCTTTCGGCACGGGTAGGAACGGGTAACCTTGCTGGGGTCGCAGTGGCTATTTCGTTAGGTGGCAGTGGCGCGGTGTTCTGGATGTGGATGATCGCCATTTTAGGTATGGCCACGGGCTTTGCCGAAAGTGTGCTGGGTCAGGTATATAAGGTGCGCGACAGCCAAGGTGAGTTTCGCGGCGGCCCGGCTTATTATATTCAACTTGGTCTTGGTAGCCGTTGGCTGGCAGTGTGCTTTGCGTTTTGTTTATTCCTCGGCTATGGCTTTACCTTCAGTGCCATGCAAACCAACACCATCACCGATGCGCTGAACTTCGCCTTTGCTATTCCTACTCATTATTCCGGTATTGTCATTACGCTGTTGGCCGGCTCAATTATACTGGGCGGCTTTAAAGCCATTGCTCGCTTTGCTGAGCGCATAGTGCCCATTATGGGCTTGGTTTTTGTGGTGGCCGCGGTGATTATTGCCATAATTAATTACGCCAAGCTTCCAGCCATGTTGGAAGACATCTTACTCAGTGCCTTTGGCTTACAAGAGGCTGGCGCAGGAGCGCTGGGGGCAGCGATTAAAAATGGTATCCAGCGGGGGCTATATTCTAACGAAGCGGGGGCGGGCAGTGTACCGCATGCCGCAGGCTGTGCCACACCTAACCCGAATCACCCGGCCACTCAGGGCTACATTCAAATGCTCGGGGTGTTTTTCGATACCATCGTACTGTGCAGCTGTACTGCGGTGATTATTTTACTGGCCGATATTGATATTGGCAGTGAAATGGAGGGGATCCGCTTAACCCAATCAGCAATGACAGCGCATCTCGCAGCAGGGGGCGTGTATTTTGTTGCGGCGATCATTACCTTATTTGCGTTTACCTCGGTGGTGGCTAACTACGCCTACGCCGAAAGTAACCTGCACTTATTTAAATTAGATAATAAGCTTGGCCGCGGCATCTACACAGTGTGTTATTTATCCATGATGCTGTGGGGCGCGTCGGCCACCTTGAAGCAAGTGTGGGATCTGGCCGATATTGCCCTGGGGTTAATGACGGTGGTAAACGTTATCGCCATCGTGCGCTTAACCCCTACAGTACTGGCCGTCACAGCAGATTATCATCAGCAACAGCGCAGCGGTAAAAAACCAGAGTTTGAGGTATTACAAGTAAAGGTTCAAGGAAGTACGGAGCCTGGGGTATGGGATAAAGAAAAGTGA
- a CDS encoding TIGR04211 family SH3 domain-containing protein has product MFNLKQFFIASLFFSCFTAFAEEPAQTSTTEGANPNGYISDDLYIFMHTGPSKNYRILGSVDAGTPITIMSGAEDGFVQIKDDKAREGWVESKFITTEPGLKQQLESVNQTLVDTQEALNQAQQQLPVLQQNNTNLLAENAALQDTIDGLEQQLEEERQMQQQKVQKEQHLLLTYGGGIGIGGIIIGVILTLFLSRRRRYDGW; this is encoded by the coding sequence ATGTTCAACTTAAAGCAATTTTTCATTGCGAGCCTGTTCTTCAGTTGCTTTACTGCTTTTGCTGAGGAACCTGCGCAAACCAGCACCACAGAAGGTGCAAATCCAAACGGCTATATAAGTGACGACTTATACATTTTTATGCACACCGGTCCGAGCAAAAACTATCGCATTTTAGGCTCGGTAGATGCCGGCACGCCGATTACCATTATGAGCGGTGCCGAAGATGGTTTTGTCCAAATTAAAGATGACAAAGCACGTGAAGGCTGGGTTGAGAGCAAATTTATTACCACTGAGCCGGGGCTAAAACAACAACTAGAGTCGGTTAACCAAACCTTAGTAGACACTCAGGAAGCGCTCAATCAAGCGCAACAACAACTGCCAGTGCTGCAACAAAACAACACCAACCTACTGGCTGAAAACGCCGCACTGCAAGACACCATTGATGGCCTAGAGCAACAGCTTGAAGAAGAGCGTCAGATGCAGCAGCAAAAAGTACAAAAAGAACAGCACTTATTGCTTACTTATGGTGGTGGTATTGGTATTGGTGGCATTATTATCGGAGTGATTTTAACGCTGTTTTTATCGCGTCGACGCCGCTACGACGGATGGTAA
- a CDS encoding M17 family metallopeptidase, whose translation MSFPVALSCNDLFTNDADAIVVITHDINHLGNSTLDEVAAPYIAVDARIAQKTTLLVSDQVPGNRLVIAPTGPVDRDYDDVRRFFEAAKAGVLEAKAAGAVKPLLVVANAPSDARYENALAVSFLGACQGLWQPLEAREYRGEEIEPISSIYLFSATEQSCQQLTAISAGQYAARDLCGTEPERMAPPRFADYCVELFKDSAVNVEVIADRQTIDEQYPLLSTVARASYAVERHHPRVVKMAYEPEGDVERTLIFVGKGLVYDTGGADLKVGGFMAGMSRDKGGAASVVGFMEAVAKYQPKGVKVIAYLAVVRNSIGSDCFVPDEIIAGREGVRVRIGNTDAEGRLAMGDLLSEAKDLALGEKNPELFTVATLTGHAARAMGPYSAYVENGPARAAKVSRQIADLGDLWADCAEVSRSRREDYDFIQPRTLADDVLSSNNAASAVTARGHQFPMAFLAIVGGLDKHGCNAEQPLPYVHMDIAGSGVEGGDWQHGKPTAATVASLFARYCI comes from the coding sequence ATGTCTTTTCCAGTTGCATTATCTTGTAATGATCTTTTCACTAACGATGCCGACGCCATTGTCGTCATCACCCATGACATCAATCACCTTGGCAATTCCACTCTCGATGAAGTTGCTGCTCCCTACATCGCTGTAGATGCGCGCATTGCGCAAAAAACCACTTTATTAGTTTCTGACCAAGTGCCTGGCAATCGTTTAGTGATTGCGCCTACTGGGCCTGTAGACAGAGATTACGATGACGTAAGACGCTTTTTTGAGGCGGCGAAAGCGGGCGTGTTAGAAGCTAAAGCCGCCGGTGCCGTAAAACCTTTACTTGTTGTGGCTAATGCCCCAAGCGATGCGCGCTATGAAAACGCGCTAGCGGTGAGCTTTTTAGGTGCTTGCCAAGGTCTTTGGCAACCTCTTGAAGCACGAGAGTATCGTGGCGAAGAGATTGAGCCAATTAGCAGTATTTATTTATTCTCGGCAACAGAGCAAAGTTGCCAACAGTTAACGGCCATTTCTGCTGGTCAATATGCGGCGCGTGATCTTTGTGGTACCGAACCTGAGCGTATGGCTCCACCGCGTTTTGCCGATTACTGCGTTGAGCTATTTAAAGACTCAGCGGTGAATGTGGAAGTGATTGCCGACCGTCAAACCATTGATGAGCAGTACCCGCTGCTAAGTACCGTTGCTCGCGCTTCTTATGCGGTTGAGCGCCATCACCCACGAGTAGTAAAAATGGCGTATGAGCCAGAAGGTGATGTTGAGCGTACCTTGATTTTTGTTGGCAAGGGCTTGGTGTATGACACCGGCGGTGCCGACTTAAAAGTAGGTGGCTTTATGGCAGGCATGAGCCGCGATAAAGGTGGTGCGGCATCGGTGGTTGGCTTTATGGAAGCAGTGGCAAAATACCAACCTAAGGGCGTTAAAGTCATTGCTTACTTAGCCGTGGTACGCAACTCAATTGGCTCAGACTGTTTTGTGCCGGATGAAATTATTGCCGGTCGTGAAGGCGTGCGCGTGCGCATTGGTAATACCGATGCCGAAGGTCGCCTTGCCATGGGCGACTTACTCAGTGAAGCTAAAGACTTAGCGCTGGGTGAGAAAAATCCAGAGTTGTTCACCGTTGCTACCCTAACGGGGCATGCTGCCCGTGCTATGGGTCCATACAGCGCGTATGTTGAAAATGGCCCGGCTCGAGCGGCCAAAGTATCGCGCCAAATCGCCGACCTGGGTGACTTGTGGGCGGATTGCGCTGAGGTGTCGCGCAGTCGTCGTGAAGACTATGACTTTATTCAACCGCGTACCCTGGCCGATGATGTGCTATCGAGTAACAATGCCGCGTCTGCAGTGACAGCCCGTGGTCACCAATTCCCAATGGCGTTCTTAGCGATTGTGGGTGGTTTAGATAAGCACGGTTGTAATGCTGAGCAACCTCTGCCTTATGTGCATATGGACATTGCTGGTAGTGGCGTTGAAGGCGGTGATTGGCAGCATGGTAAGCCGACTGCCGCGACCGTAGCGAGCTTGTTTGCGCGTTATTGTATTTAA
- a CDS encoding Lrp/AsnC family transcriptional regulator — protein sequence MTPYLYDSLDQALLAELRKDGRAPIATLAKTLNVSRGTVQNRLDRLISSGAIQGFTVRVHEHIGADLVNAIMMIEVTGKSTTQVISALRGIAELKKVHTTNGKWDLVAEIQAANLSDFDGVLRRVRETNGVLNSETSILLSST from the coding sequence ATGACGCCTTACCTCTACGACAGCCTCGACCAAGCCTTGCTGGCAGAACTGAGAAAAGACGGCCGAGCGCCCATTGCCACTTTAGCTAAAACCCTAAATGTATCCCGTGGCACAGTGCAAAACCGCCTCGATAGGTTAATCTCCAGCGGCGCCATTCAAGGCTTTACCGTGCGAGTGCACGAACACATCGGCGCTGATCTGGTGAACGCCATTATGATGATAGAAGTGACGGGTAAATCCACCACTCAAGTGATCAGCGCCCTGCGCGGCATTGCCGAACTAAAAAAAGTCCACACCACCAACGGCAAATGGGATCTAGTCGCCGAAATTCAAGCAGCCAACCTCAGCGACTTTGACGGGGTACTGCGGCGGGTAAGAGAAACCAACGGCGTACTCAACAGCGAAACCAGTATTTTGCTCTCAAGTACTTAA
- a CDS encoding CYTH and CHAD domain-containing protein has product MDTEIELKFLVSDNEVPRIPALITQFAKTVTNKPAKNLTNAYFDTPNRELRALDIGLRTRCCNDDCEQTIKLAGEVVGGLHQRPEYNLPIQSGRPDLHAFDANIWPHGMQLESIADNIYPIFSTNFIRRTWLIETDSGSQIEVVLDKGEIAANGQVEAINEMEIELVEGSREDLFLLADHLIKQAGMRLGLYSKAARGYRIADDKPLKSDRFIGFVPLEQNVTQEQALIAAVSYGIQFVQKHEQCYFNKASLRTLKRVIDGIALIRHAFWLFDDIVDKSSTEHIRNELKWLLSELAWVENAIHLKTYTSKRHAYYKKLNQFPELAQVINDLKDVQPTATDIEDLFHCTRYNRLILSLTRWLVDKAWRKNWDQKAMTAAEASVKDIAAKLFDKDWHDLKALLPENSTLTQQDYLQVRVKLENTLLSGNCLGKLYDKEARKAFRTPWIDIVYGIYELETLAYLHQLCQSQNSEALQEVQSWLRQKSEFLISAMEQSRQSSMNSEPYWA; this is encoded by the coding sequence ATGGATACTGAAATAGAACTGAAATTCTTGGTTTCAGATAATGAAGTTCCGCGGATCCCTGCACTAATTACCCAGTTTGCAAAAACGGTCACCAACAAGCCTGCGAAAAACCTTACCAATGCGTATTTCGATACCCCAAATCGTGAGTTACGAGCGTTAGACATAGGGTTAAGAACGCGTTGTTGTAATGATGACTGTGAACAAACTATAAAACTGGCAGGGGAGGTCGTTGGTGGGCTCCATCAGCGCCCCGAGTACAACTTACCTATTCAGTCAGGCCGTCCTGATCTCCATGCTTTTGATGCCAATATTTGGCCCCATGGTATGCAGTTGGAGTCCATAGCCGACAACATTTACCCGATTTTTAGCACCAACTTTATTCGCCGCACCTGGTTAATTGAAACCGATTCAGGAAGCCAGATTGAAGTGGTGTTAGACAAGGGTGAAATTGCTGCCAATGGCCAAGTTGAAGCCATTAACGAAATGGAAATCGAGTTGGTTGAAGGCAGCCGAGAAGATTTATTTTTACTGGCCGATCATCTCATTAAACAAGCTGGTATGCGCTTAGGGCTTTATTCTAAGGCGGCCAGAGGCTATCGCATCGCCGACGACAAACCATTAAAGTCCGATCGCTTTATTGGTTTTGTGCCACTGGAGCAAAACGTCACGCAAGAGCAGGCCTTAATTGCAGCAGTGAGCTATGGCATTCAGTTCGTGCAAAAGCATGAGCAATGTTACTTTAACAAAGCAAGTTTACGCACATTGAAGCGCGTGATTGACGGCATTGCCTTGATCCGCCATGCATTTTGGTTATTCGACGACATTGTAGACAAGAGCTCCACCGAACACATTCGCAATGAATTGAAGTGGCTATTGTCAGAACTTGCGTGGGTTGAAAACGCCATCCACCTTAAAACTTACACCTCTAAGCGTCATGCTTACTATAAAAAGCTCAATCAATTCCCAGAGTTGGCGCAAGTCATTAATGACTTAAAAGACGTGCAACCCACCGCCACCGACATTGAAGACTTATTTCACTGCACCCGCTATAACCGCTTAATTTTGTCACTGACACGTTGGTTAGTAGATAAAGCATGGCGTAAGAACTGGGATCAAAAAGCCATGACGGCGGCAGAAGCCTCGGTAAAAGACATTGCTGCTAAGCTGTTTGATAAAGATTGGCATGATTTAAAAGCCTTGTTACCGGAAAACAGCACCCTAACACAGCAGGATTATTTGCAAGTTCGGGTGAAACTGGAAAACACCCTGTTAAGCGGTAACTGCTTAGGTAAGCTGTACGATAAAGAGGCGCGTAAAGCGTTCCGCACCCCATGGATTGATATTGTCTATGGTATTTACGAGTTAGAAACCTTGGCGTACCTACACCAACTATGCCAAAGCCAAAACTCTGAGGCATTGCAAGAAGTGCAATCATGGCTACGGCAAAAATCCGAGTTTCTCATCAGTGCCATGGAGCAAAGCCGACAATCGTCGATGAACAGCGAACCTTACTGGGCATAA